The following are encoded together in the Pontibacter liquoris genome:
- a CDS encoding NAD(P)/FAD-dependent oxidoreductase — protein sequence MYDVIIIGGGPAGLNAAMLLGRSRRKVVVFDGGKPRNRWAESMNGFLSRDGINPREFIQLAREELIRYAVEIKPIEVASATYSKGQFVVNDAEGTVYHSRKLLLATGLKDNLPQLDGLEPLYGKSVHHCPYCDGWESRDKAIAVYGINRDGIGQALAMRTWSDDVTLFTDGTKKLQRLDLELLARNEVKVCTDRILRLEGDKGMLQHIVLSNGEKRAQQAMFFSMGAKQQSDLGSQLGCEFTNKGVIKTKRLQQANIPGLFVAGDAARDMQMVIVAASEGAKAGVAINMELQREDRK from the coding sequence ATGTACGATGTGATAATTATAGGAGGCGGGCCGGCCGGTTTGAACGCGGCAATGCTCCTGGGCCGATCGAGAAGAAAGGTAGTGGTGTTTGACGGGGGAAAGCCGCGCAACCGATGGGCCGAAAGTATGAATGGATTCCTGTCCCGCGATGGTATAAATCCGCGCGAGTTCATCCAGCTGGCGCGCGAGGAGCTGATCCGGTATGCCGTGGAAATAAAACCAATTGAGGTAGCGTCGGCCACCTACAGCAAAGGCCAGTTTGTGGTAAACGATGCCGAAGGCACCGTTTACCATTCGCGCAAGCTGCTGCTGGCTACCGGCCTGAAAGATAACCTGCCGCAGCTGGATGGCCTGGAGCCTTTGTATGGAAAGAGCGTGCACCACTGCCCTTACTGCGATGGCTGGGAGAGCCGCGACAAAGCCATTGCCGTGTATGGCATCAACAGAGATGGCATAGGCCAGGCGCTGGCCATGAGGACCTGGAGCGACGATGTGACCCTTTTTACCGATGGCACCAAGAAACTGCAGCGCCTGGACCTGGAACTGCTCGCCCGGAACGAAGTAAAAGTATGCACCGACCGTATTCTGCGGCTGGAAGGGGATAAAGGGATGCTGCAGCATATTGTGCTGAGCAACGGCGAAAAGCGCGCGCAGCAGGCCATGTTCTTTTCGATGGGCGCCAAACAGCAGTCCGACCTGGGGAGCCAGCTGGGCTGCGAGTTTACCAACAAGGGCGTAATAAAGACCAAGCGCCTGCAGCAGGCTAATATTCCAGGGCTTTTTGTGGCCGGCGATGCTGCCCGCGATATGCAAATGGTGATTGTGGCAGCCTCGGAAGGAGCCAAGGCTGGCGTCGCCATCAATATGGAACTGCAGCGCGAGGACAGGAAATAG
- a CDS encoding OmpP1/FadL family transporter — translation MKSKILALLGGTLISGMAMAGGYQVNLASQRQIGMGHTGTGLETGTASIFFNPGAMSYIRQNGVTVGASGIISKIAYRAPEPGTSTAEADNPLGTPFQVYGAYKVDELLTVGLGIYTPYGSTVKWGDEWSGRFGLNQLELQAIYIQPTVSYKVTDKLGIGIGFIYAIGGVNLQRSIPVQNQAGEYGKAELDGGASGMGMNVGVFYKPTDKLSVGLNYRSKVDMEVKEGDVTFTNIPGSLSSRFPEGTEFDARLPLPATLSLGVGFMPTEALTLALDISRVGWSAYENLRFDYSQNVNGSPTSVNARNYEDTYIYRIGAEYKVGEALALRGGAYYDNSPVQNGYLTPETPDADSRGLSAGVGYQVSENLSVDASFLYINKKERTDASDKSGGIGGTYKSIAYIPGIGLNYTF, via the coding sequence ATGAAAAGCAAAATTCTAGCCTTATTAGGTGGTACATTGATTTCCGGCATGGCCATGGCCGGGGGATATCAGGTTAACCTGGCGAGCCAACGGCAAATAGGTATGGGCCACACGGGCACCGGTCTGGAAACAGGCACCGCCAGTATTTTCTTTAACCCGGGCGCGATGAGCTACATCCGCCAGAATGGGGTAACGGTAGGAGCCAGTGGCATTATATCTAAAATAGCTTACCGCGCCCCGGAGCCGGGTACCAGTACTGCTGAGGCTGATAACCCGCTGGGCACGCCCTTTCAGGTATACGGCGCTTATAAAGTAGACGAGCTGTTAACAGTTGGCCTGGGAATATACACGCCTTATGGCAGCACCGTGAAGTGGGGAGATGAGTGGAGTGGCCGCTTTGGCCTGAACCAACTGGAACTGCAGGCGATCTACATTCAGCCCACAGTAAGCTACAAGGTTACAGACAAATTAGGGATAGGCATCGGGTTTATTTATGCCATAGGCGGTGTAAACCTGCAGCGCAGCATTCCGGTGCAGAACCAGGCCGGTGAATATGGCAAGGCCGAGCTGGACGGTGGCGCCAGTGGCATGGGCATGAACGTGGGCGTATTCTATAAACCGACCGACAAACTATCGGTGGGCCTGAACTACCGCTCTAAAGTAGACATGGAAGTGAAAGAGGGCGATGTGACCTTCACCAATATCCCCGGCTCGCTGAGCAGCCGCTTCCCCGAAGGAACAGAATTTGATGCCAGGCTGCCTTTGCCTGCTACCCTGAGCCTGGGCGTTGGCTTTATGCCAACAGAGGCGCTGACGCTGGCTTTAGACATCAGCCGTGTGGGCTGGAGCGCGTACGAAAACCTGCGCTTCGACTATTCTCAGAACGTGAACGGCTCACCGACTTCCGTTAACGCCCGCAACTACGAGGATACATACATTTACCGTATCGGTGCCGAGTATAAAGTAGGCGAAGCCCTGGCCCTGCGCGGTGGTGCTTACTATGATAACTCACCAGTGCAGAATGGTTACCTGACCCCCGAAACGCCGGATGCCGACTCCCGCGGACTTTCTGCCGGGGTAGGCTACCAGGTATCCGAAAACCTCAGCGTGGATGCCTCCTTCCTTTACATCAACAAAAAGGAAAGAACAGACGCCTCTGACAAGTCTGGCGGCATTGGCGGTACTTACAAGTCTATCGCCTACATTCCGGGCATTGGTTTGAACTATACATTTTAA
- a CDS encoding SGNH/GDSL hydrolase family protein, whose protein sequence is MKKYIYKTGMLALFAGVLLTSCDPEIDAPSASAGQADFTKYVAVGNSLTAGYADGGLYREGQLNSYPAILAGQFKLAGGGEFTQPLFTEEQSNGSGYLKFTGFDQAGSPILEPVKDKLAIRGLGADTKTPLYTEYLDEVNNLGVPGIKMVDVTTAGYGLNNPLGFNPYYERLIGNDPLPTSGFMPYVSKVAATNPTFFTMWLGNNDVLGFATSGGVAAISDAAKFQTSLDAMVAALTANGAKGAIINIPDVTGIPFFTTKATAAIMAKATAAKTALFITTADGTVRPATAADFVLLTSTVGTPETVGTATIPHGFSPYNPLANSEVLDEVEVTAVKAATTNFNNMLSTAAQAKSLVYVDMNAFFNSIQMKEGKATLNLNAISYSPAFISGNLFSLDGVHLTPRGYAIVANEIIRNINNKYGAHVPTADETQYRAVLFP, encoded by the coding sequence ATGAAAAAGTATATTTATAAAACCGGTATGCTGGCCCTTTTTGCCGGTGTGCTGCTTACAAGCTGCGACCCGGAGATTGACGCCCCGAGCGCTTCGGCCGGGCAGGCCGATTTTACCAAGTATGTAGCCGTGGGCAACTCCCTGACGGCAGGTTATGCCGATGGCGGCCTGTACCGCGAAGGACAGCTGAACTCATACCCGGCCATACTTGCCGGGCAGTTTAAGCTGGCCGGTGGCGGCGAGTTTACGCAGCCCCTGTTTACCGAAGAGCAAAGCAACGGCTCGGGCTACCTGAAGTTTACCGGATTTGATCAGGCAGGATCGCCTATTCTGGAGCCGGTAAAAGATAAGCTGGCCATTCGTGGGCTGGGTGCCGATACTAAAACGCCTTTGTATACCGAGTACCTCGACGAGGTGAACAACCTGGGCGTGCCTGGCATCAAGATGGTGGATGTTACTACGGCTGGTTACGGCCTGAACAACCCGCTTGGCTTTAACCCTTATTATGAGCGCCTGATCGGCAACGATCCGCTGCCAACCAGCGGGTTTATGCCTTACGTAAGCAAAGTGGCCGCAACTAATCCTACCTTCTTTACCATGTGGTTGGGCAACAACGATGTGCTGGGCTTTGCTACCTCTGGTGGCGTGGCGGCTATTTCTGATGCTGCCAAGTTCCAGACCAGCCTGGATGCGATGGTAGCTGCCCTTACAGCAAATGGCGCCAAAGGAGCGATCATCAACATTCCGGACGTGACGGGCATTCCTTTCTTTACCACTAAAGCCACAGCGGCTATCATGGCCAAGGCTACGGCTGCTAAAACGGCGCTTTTCATCACTACTGCCGACGGCACGGTGCGCCCGGCTACTGCCGCCGACTTTGTGCTACTTACCTCTACGGTAGGTACGCCGGAGACTGTGGGCACAGCTACCATTCCGCATGGTTTTAGCCCTTACAACCCGCTGGCGAATAGTGAAGTGCTGGACGAAGTGGAGGTAACGGCTGTAAAGGCGGCTACCACCAATTTCAACAACATGCTTTCTACTGCCGCACAGGCCAAGAGCCTTGTTTATGTGGATATGAATGCCTTCTTCAACTCTATCCAGATGAAGGAGGGCAAAGCCACCCTGAACCTAAATGCGATCAGCTATTCTCCGGCGTTCATTTCCGGCAACCTGTTCTCGCTGGATGGCGTGCACCTGACGCCCCGGGGCTATGCTATTGTAGCCAACGAAATTATCCGCAACATCAACAACAAGTATGGCGCCCACGTGCCTACTGCTGACGAAACGCAATACCGCGCCGTACTTTTTCCGTAA